A window from Corynebacterium accolens encodes these proteins:
- a CDS encoding YhgE/Pip domain-containing protein produces the protein MSNILTILRDDLKAIRGNVMTAVIIFGLAIIPLLFTTFNVLASWDPFANTKQLKIAVASEDEGHQSDLASLKLNLGDEVLSQLSRNDEINWVLTNSDDAVEGTKSGEYYAGIVLPKDFSSNLLTFYVEGTEPSKLNLYTNEKKNALSTTITQRSATGVIEKIDESFTRVVSNVGLGVISSLDQYLDEGDTQAALNNVHNRVNTVQSRLDAASGTVMALSNLVDSTIPLTQAANNILNEAGNQASSTTNDNGESPIDILKSTLDESTGSLDASLAATTQSYEVLSSQIEELLNNASATSAQTAQTFRTAADRVGQQTAAFQGVKDSIQKEADKVDLPGPVAAGYAAMMGQLDASIAQSNALHDSLTSTADNIENGRNSQESKQQTQAAIASAKQAVENARNSYNSNLKPQLAALGDSVGTVANDVDAVKRDIAGIRNTISNDNDALVRVRDLTASLSGTLQQQASRFGELSQKIDEIRDGGDLSQLAGLIGDDPELLASRIASPVNVDRQPIYDVAAFGVGMTPFYLTLSLWVGALLACVLVHTNAERKYLKKNEGLDKKDHFTRNQVFLGRFLTFGLIGIAQATLVVLSLIFFVEIEPEHPFMMLFASWIISLVFMLIIYSLVITFDSAGKALAVLLLVIQVSGSGGAYPLPLLPEWFQNVSPWLPATYGIDAFRSAIAGIYEADILRELGMLLLFAIPALILGLFLRPAMDNYHKRLQKAIKKTKVMA, from the coding sequence ATGAGCAATATTCTGACCATTCTCCGCGATGACCTCAAGGCCATCCGTGGCAACGTAATGACCGCCGTCATCATTTTCGGCCTCGCCATTATCCCGCTGCTTTTTACCACTTTTAACGTGCTGGCCAGCTGGGACCCTTTTGCCAATACCAAACAGCTCAAAATCGCCGTCGCCAGTGAGGACGAGGGCCACCAAAGCGACCTAGCTTCGCTCAAGCTTAACTTGGGAGATGAGGTTTTATCCCAGCTCAGCCGCAACGACGAAATCAATTGGGTTCTTACCAATAGCGATGATGCCGTAGAGGGCACCAAGTCCGGTGAGTACTACGCAGGCATCGTCTTGCCCAAGGATTTCAGCTCAAACCTCCTCACTTTCTACGTGGAAGGCACCGAGCCAAGCAAACTTAATCTCTATACCAATGAGAAGAAGAACGCGCTGTCGACCACGATTACCCAACGCAGCGCTACCGGTGTGATCGAGAAGATCGACGAGTCCTTTACCCGCGTTGTGTCCAATGTGGGTCTTGGCGTCATTTCCTCGTTGGACCAGTACCTTGATGAGGGCGATACCCAGGCCGCGCTCAACAACGTGCACAACCGAGTCAATACCGTACAGTCGCGCCTCGATGCAGCCTCTGGCACGGTCATGGCGCTGAGTAACCTGGTAGATTCCACCATTCCGCTCACCCAGGCGGCCAATAACATCCTGAATGAAGCGGGAAACCAGGCCTCCAGTACCACCAATGACAACGGCGAATCACCCATCGATATCTTAAAGTCCACGCTGGATGAGTCCACTGGTTCCTTGGATGCGTCCCTTGCCGCGACGACGCAGAGCTACGAGGTCCTATCCTCACAAATCGAGGAATTGCTGAACAATGCCAGCGCCACCTCCGCGCAGACCGCCCAAACCTTCCGCACTGCCGCGGACCGCGTGGGACAGCAGACCGCAGCCTTCCAAGGCGTGAAGGACAGCATCCAGAAAGAAGCCGATAAGGTCGATCTCCCAGGCCCGGTAGCGGCAGGCTATGCGGCCATGATGGGGCAGCTGGATGCCAGCATCGCCCAGAGCAATGCGCTGCACGATTCCTTGACCTCTACGGCCGATAACATCGAAAACGGCAGGAATTCCCAAGAGTCCAAGCAGCAAACGCAAGCTGCGATTGCCAGCGCCAAGCAGGCCGTCGAAAACGCCCGCAACTCCTATAACTCTAATCTGAAGCCACAGCTAGCGGCTCTGGGAGATAGTGTGGGTACGGTTGCCAACGATGTTGATGCGGTCAAACGCGATATCGCAGGCATCCGAAATACCATCTCTAATGACAACGATGCCCTCGTGCGGGTGCGCGATCTAACCGCAAGCCTATCCGGTACATTGCAGCAGCAGGCGAGCCGCTTTGGCGAGCTCAGCCAAAAGATCGATGAGATCCGCGACGGCGGTGACCTCAGCCAGCTCGCCGGTCTCATTGGCGATGATCCCGAGCTACTGGCCTCCCGAATCGCTTCGCCGGTCAACGTGGACCGCCAGCCCATCTACGATGTTGCTGCATTCGGTGTTGGTATGACGCCGTTCTACCTCACGCTTTCACTGTGGGTAGGTGCCCTGCTTGCCTGCGTGCTGGTGCACACCAACGCCGAACGCAAGTACTTGAAGAAGAACGAAGGCCTCGACAAGAAGGATCACTTCACCAGGAACCAAGTCTTCCTGGGCCGCTTCCTTACCTTTGGGCTCATCGGCATCGCTCAAGCCACCCTCGTCGTCCTCAGCCTGATTTTCTTCGTGGAGATCGAGCCCGAGCACCCATTCATGATGCTCTTTGCCTCGTGGATAATCTCACTGGTGTTTATGTTGATAATATATTCACTGGTTATCACATTCGATAGCGCGGGCAAGGCCCTCGCGGTTCTGCTTTTGGTCATCCAAGTCTCCGGTTCCGGCGGCGCCTATCCCCTGCCGCTTCTTCCAGAGTGGTTCCAAAATGTCAGCCCGTGGCTGCCGGCCACCTACGGCATCGACGCGTTCCGCAGCGCCATCGCCGGCATTTACGAGGCCGACATCCTCCGTGAGCTCGGCATGCTCCTTCTCTTCGCCATCCCGGCACTCATCCTCGGTCTGTTCTTGCGTCCCGCCATGGATAACTACCACAAGCGCCTCCAGAAGGCGATTAAGAAGACGAAGGTCATGGCATAG
- a CDS encoding YhgE/Pip domain-containing protein — translation MITSWKLFLQDFVRLWRTPQVWVILIGLMITPALYSWVNVSGFWDPYGNTEHLKVAVVNEDKGASSDLTGDIDVGGQMMEKLHNNDRLGWQFMDRGEAEHAVKSGDVFASIIVPEDFSSDFVSLFQGTYSQPTLEYQVNEKINAIAPKVTDSGSSTLETTISATFNENVAKSVSTELRNSGGDLSDRINRTAGDTANSFSETADTVANSRNSLADVNTTIDDARPTIAQARQSLGSVQATIDDAQQALNQVTSLTDEVQKEVTSFADDATAAYIQGTTALADGTANANANIGSVTGRLNGALNRVDAATDGAQGILGQADKAIDQLAGVASLPALPPEVSQQINQSVSDLRDRNDQNRAVLGELDSLNSDTNATLDSLNKTSELLNSMASQARDDSHGLRDDVANGLPKLNSALSNVSATAGRLSASLNSQKALVGQTDGLLGGVDEQLTHAQEVVKRFSVDLDRVEEGLRSARTDVIALSNTANNNTVLKSVNGLDTDHVSSFLSSPAEMESHAVFPVAHYGSGMSSLFINLTLWIGAFMLLIIFRAEVDPQGRRDLTINKAYFSRFLLLGFFAIAQALIVSIGNLVIGVEHVSATAYILTSVFISLCYLSITYGLVSTFGHVGRGIAVVLAFIQIPGASGLYPIEMTPDFFRAVHPFLPFTYGIDAMRETVGGFYGTHYIRDIAALTGMAVVAYLMGTFLRRGLSNVTMLVNDELAKGGLVINEQVHLIGSRYRFTDLLYASADREGYQKSLDTKWMTARKNYSQLMKLTIAIGIALVLALVICSRFMPEQKAILFGIACLVALIAVAVICSLEYVKQSIAHDNRLADLSDEEIQQHLEHQRQNPNQYRLEDVQSDKHPEISSTPQSQGDTTDKPADDGEETGKGDKS, via the coding sequence GTGATTACTAGTTGGAAGCTTTTTCTCCAAGACTTCGTCCGCCTGTGGCGGACGCCGCAAGTCTGGGTGATTCTCATCGGTTTGATGATTACCCCTGCCTTATATTCTTGGGTCAATGTCTCCGGTTTCTGGGACCCCTATGGCAATACCGAACACCTCAAGGTAGCCGTGGTGAACGAGGACAAGGGTGCCTCGTCAGATCTCACCGGCGATATTGACGTCGGCGGGCAGATGATGGAAAAGCTGCACAACAATGACAGGCTCGGCTGGCAGTTTATGGACCGCGGCGAAGCTGAACACGCCGTAAAATCCGGCGACGTTTTTGCATCCATCATCGTGCCGGAGGATTTTTCTTCCGACTTTGTCAGCCTGTTCCAAGGCACCTATTCTCAGCCCACCTTGGAGTATCAGGTCAATGAAAAAATCAATGCCATTGCCCCCAAGGTCACTGACTCTGGTTCTTCTACCCTAGAAACCACGATTAGCGCGACCTTTAATGAAAACGTCGCGAAATCGGTTTCCACCGAGTTGAGAAACTCCGGCGGCGACCTCAGCGATAGGATCAATAGAACCGCGGGTGATACCGCGAATTCTTTCTCAGAGACCGCCGATACCGTGGCCAATTCGCGCAATTCCTTGGCGGATGTCAACACCACTATCGACGATGCTCGACCCACCATCGCACAGGCTCGTCAGTCCCTCGGCTCTGTGCAGGCCACGATTGATGACGCGCAGCAGGCCTTAAACCAGGTCACCTCCTTGACCGACGAGGTGCAAAAGGAAGTTACTTCCTTCGCCGACGATGCCACTGCCGCTTATATCCAAGGCACGACTGCGCTTGCCGATGGCACCGCAAACGCCAATGCCAATATCGGTTCTGTCACCGGGCGGTTAAACGGCGCTCTCAACCGCGTCGATGCCGCGACAGACGGCGCCCAAGGCATCCTCGGTCAGGCTGATAAAGCCATCGACCAATTAGCCGGAGTCGCTTCCCTGCCAGCCCTTCCCCCAGAGGTATCGCAGCAGATCAACCAGTCGGTTTCTGATCTGCGTGACCGCAACGATCAAAACCGCGCGGTGCTAGGAGAGCTGGATTCCCTTAATAGCGATACTAATGCCACCCTTGATTCGCTGAATAAGACCTCGGAATTGCTCAATTCCATGGCATCCCAGGCCCGCGATGATTCCCACGGACTGCGCGATGACGTGGCCAACGGCTTACCTAAGCTCAATTCTGCGCTGTCTAATGTCTCCGCTACCGCTGGGCGGCTATCTGCCTCGCTCAACAGCCAAAAGGCTCTGGTTGGGCAAACGGACGGGCTTCTCGGGGGCGTCGACGAGCAGTTGACCCACGCCCAAGAAGTGGTAAAGCGCTTCTCGGTTGATCTGGATCGCGTTGAAGAAGGGCTTCGTTCCGCGCGCACCGATGTTATTGCCTTGAGCAACACGGCCAATAACAATACCGTGCTGAAGTCCGTCAACGGTCTTGATACGGACCACGTGTCTTCATTCCTTTCCTCGCCCGCAGAGATGGAAAGCCATGCAGTCTTCCCCGTCGCGCACTACGGCTCCGGCATGTCCTCGCTGTTTATCAACCTCACGCTGTGGATCGGTGCCTTTATGCTCCTAATCATTTTCCGTGCCGAGGTTGACCCACAGGGCCGCCGGGATCTGACCATCAATAAGGCGTACTTCTCGCGCTTCTTGCTCCTCGGCTTTTTCGCCATTGCCCAAGCGCTTATTGTTTCCATCGGTAACTTAGTCATCGGCGTTGAGCACGTCAGCGCCACCGCTTATATCCTTACCTCTGTATTTATCAGCCTGTGCTACCTCAGCATTACCTATGGCCTCGTCTCGACATTCGGTCACGTGGGCCGCGGCATAGCGGTGGTCTTGGCCTTTATTCAGATTCCCGGCGCATCAGGCCTGTACCCCATCGAAATGACGCCGGACTTCTTCCGCGCCGTCCACCCCTTCTTGCCCTTTACCTACGGCATCGATGCCATGCGCGAGACGGTAGGCGGGTTCTACGGCACCCATTACATCCGCGATATCGCCGCGCTGACCGGCATGGCAGTTGTCGCCTACCTCATGGGCACCTTCTTAAGGCGCGGGCTGTCCAACGTCACCATGCTGGTCAATGACGAGCTGGCCAAGGGCGGGCTCGTTATCAACGAGCAGGTCCACCTGATCGGCAGCCGCTACCGTTTTACCGACCTCCTGTATGCTTCCGCGGACCGCGAGGGATACCAAAAGAGCTTGGATACCAAGTGGATGACCGCCCGGAAGAATTATTCTCAGCTAATGAAGCTCACGATCGCCATCGGGATAGCCTTGGTGCTCGCACTCGTGATTTGCTCCCGGTTCATGCCGGAACAGAAAGCGATTCTTTTCGGCATTGCGTGCCTTGTGGCGCTGATTGCGGTCGCGGTCATTTGCTCGCTGGAATACGTGAAACAAAGCATCGCGCACGATAACCGCTTGGCGGATCTCAGCGATGAAGAAATTCAGCAGCACCTAGAACATCAACGCCAAAACCCCAATCAGTATCGGCTAGAAGATGTCCAGTCGGATAAACACCCCGAAATATCTTCTACCCCACAATCGCAGGGCGATACCACAGATAAGCCCGCCGACGACGGCGAAGAAACCGGAAAGGGAGATAAGTCATGA
- a CDS encoding IclR family transcriptional regulator, whose amino-acid sequence MGEYSAVSGIKVLDRAMAIMMAAANNPSTLNELCETTGLPRATTHRLATALEAHRILVRTPEGKWKAGPALPGNRDHILEVAGPIMDQLLDRTGESIQLYEFTGTTRTCIATREPTSGLHNVVPVGRQLPLTSGSAARIIAGYVDFPLDAAQFSAADVETARRQGYAESIEEREAGLASISAPVFDSSGVFRAALSISGSAERFRPSPAKKYARLLTSAAQELSELL is encoded by the coding sequence ATGGGAGAGTATAGCGCAGTTTCCGGCATTAAGGTACTAGATCGTGCAATGGCCATCATGATGGCCGCCGCAAACAACCCATCGACCCTTAATGAGTTATGTGAAACCACGGGACTACCTCGGGCAACGACACACAGGCTAGCCACTGCGTTAGAAGCGCACCGCATCCTCGTACGCACCCCTGAAGGAAAGTGGAAAGCCGGTCCTGCGCTCCCCGGCAACCGCGACCACATTTTAGAAGTCGCAGGCCCCATCATGGACCAACTCCTCGACCGCACCGGTGAGTCCATTCAGCTCTATGAATTCACGGGAACCACCCGCACCTGCATCGCCACCCGCGAGCCCACGTCAGGGCTACACAACGTGGTCCCAGTAGGCCGCCAGCTGCCGCTGACCTCCGGTTCTGCAGCCCGCATCATCGCAGGCTACGTAGACTTCCCCCTTGACGCCGCACAATTCAGTGCCGCCGATGTAGAAACCGCCCGCCGCCAGGGCTATGCAGAATCCATCGAAGAGCGCGAGGCCGGCTTGGCTTCCATTTCCGCTCCCGTCTTTGATTCTTCCGGCGTTTTCCGCGCAGCACTGTCTATCTCCGGTTCCGCTGAGCGCTTCCGCCCCTCGCCCGCCAAGAAGTACGCCCGCCTGCTAACCTCCGCCGCCCAAGAGCTTTCAGAGCTTCTCTAG
- the leuC gene encoding 3-isopropylmalate dehydratase large subunit, with amino-acid sequence MNQKLTLAEKVWRDHVVQQGDAGAPDLIYIDFQLLHEVTSPQAFDGLRLQGRTMRHPELHLATEDHNVPTEGIKSGNLLEIKDEVSRTQVSTLRKNCEEFGVRLHSMGDEQQGIVHTVGPQLGITQPGMTIVCGDSHTSTHGAFGSIAMGIGTSEVEHVMATQTLSLKPFKTMAIEVTGELQEGVSAKDLILAIIAKIGTGGGQGFIIEYRGEAIRKMSMEARMTICNMSIEAGARAGMVAPDETTFEYVKGREFAPKGADWDKAVDYWKTLPTDDGAEFDRVVEIDGSSLTPFVTWGTNPGQGLPLGETVPDPEDFGDDNSKATVKKALEYMDLQPGTPLRDIKIDTVFVGSCTNARIEDLRAAAEVVKGRTIDSTTRMIVVPSSAVVKADAEKEGLDRIFQDFGAEWRTAGCSMCLGMNPDQLKPGERSASTSNRNFEGRQGPGGRTHLVSPQVAAATAVTGYLSSPADLK; translated from the coding sequence ATGAACCAGAAGCTGACCTTGGCAGAAAAAGTATGGCGTGACCACGTTGTCCAGCAGGGCGACGCGGGCGCACCAGACCTTATCTATATTGACTTTCAACTTTTGCACGAAGTTACCAGCCCGCAGGCCTTCGATGGGCTGCGCCTGCAAGGTCGCACAATGCGGCACCCGGAACTGCACCTGGCCACCGAGGACCACAACGTGCCGACGGAGGGTATTAAATCCGGCAACCTCTTAGAGATTAAAGACGAGGTATCGCGCACCCAGGTTTCTACCCTGCGCAAGAACTGCGAAGAATTTGGCGTGCGGTTGCACTCAATGGGTGATGAGCAACAAGGCATCGTGCACACCGTTGGCCCACAGTTGGGCATTACCCAGCCCGGCATGACTATTGTATGCGGCGATTCGCATACCTCGACCCACGGTGCATTCGGCTCCATCGCCATGGGCATTGGTACCTCAGAGGTAGAGCACGTCATGGCCACCCAGACGCTTTCTTTGAAGCCCTTTAAGACGATGGCCATCGAAGTCACCGGCGAATTGCAGGAAGGCGTCTCCGCAAAGGACCTTATTCTGGCCATCATCGCCAAGATTGGCACCGGCGGTGGCCAAGGATTCATCATCGAATACCGCGGTGAAGCCATCCGCAAGATGTCCATGGAAGCCCGCATGACCATCTGCAATATGTCCATTGAGGCCGGTGCGCGTGCCGGTATGGTCGCACCCGATGAAACGACGTTTGAGTACGTCAAGGGCCGTGAGTTCGCCCCAAAGGGCGCCGACTGGGATAAAGCGGTGGATTACTGGAAGACGCTGCCTACTGACGATGGCGCCGAGTTCGATCGCGTCGTAGAAATCGATGGATCATCCCTGACCCCATTTGTCACCTGGGGAACGAACCCGGGCCAAGGCCTGCCGCTGGGCGAAACCGTACCGGACCCAGAAGACTTCGGCGATGACAATTCCAAGGCCACCGTGAAAAAGGCCTTGGAGTACATGGACCTGCAACCAGGCACCCCACTGCGCGACATCAAGATCGACACCGTCTTCGTGGGATCGTGCACCAATGCGCGCATCGAGGACCTGCGCGCCGCCGCTGAGGTGGTCAAGGGCCGCACCATCGATTCCACTACGCGCATGATCGTGGTTCCTTCCTCCGCGGTGGTCAAGGCCGATGCGGAAAAGGAAGGCCTTGACCGGATTTTCCAAGACTTCGGCGCAGAGTGGCGCACGGCGGGATGCTCCATGTGTTTGGGCATGAACCCCGACCAGCTGAAACCAGGGGAGCGCTCAGCATCCACGTCCAACCGCAACTTTGAAGGCCGGCAGGGCCCTGGCGGGCGAACCCACCTCGTTTCCCCACAGGTTGCTGCCGCTACCGCCGTCACCGGATACCTGTCCAGCCCGGCTGACCTGAAATAA
- the leuD gene encoding 3-isopropylmalate dehydratase small subunit produces the protein MEKFITHTGTGVPLRASNVDTDQIIPARYLKSVKRTGFAEGLFSNWRSDSTFVLNQEQFKDGSVLFAGRDFGTGSSREHAVWALREYGFKAVFSSRFADIFRGNSGKSGLLTGLMEQEDIELIWKQLEAGETQVTVYLEARTVRIGENTYSFDIDDYTRWRLMEGLDDIGITLRDEEAITSFENSRTSFKPAVHAD, from the coding sequence ATGGAGAAATTTATCACCCATACCGGCACGGGAGTCCCGCTGCGGGCGTCCAACGTGGATACGGATCAAATCATCCCCGCGCGCTACCTCAAATCGGTCAAGCGCACGGGCTTTGCGGAGGGGCTATTTTCCAACTGGCGCTCTGATTCCACCTTCGTACTTAACCAAGAGCAGTTTAAGGACGGCTCCGTACTCTTTGCCGGCCGCGACTTCGGCACCGGTTCCTCCCGAGAGCACGCAGTATGGGCCTTGCGCGAATACGGTTTCAAAGCAGTATTCTCCTCCCGATTTGCGGATATCTTCCGAGGTAACTCGGGAAAGTCTGGTCTGCTTACTGGGCTGATGGAACAAGAAGACATCGAGCTTATTTGGAAGCAGTTGGAGGCCGGGGAAACCCAAGTCACGGTCTATCTGGAGGCGCGCACCGTTCGGATTGGCGAAAACACCTACTCATTCGACATCGATGACTACACGCGCTGGCGCCTGATGGAAGGCCTCGATGACATTGGCATCACGCTGCGCGATGAAGAGGCGATCACGAGCTTCGAGAACTCTCGCACCAGCTTCAAGCCCGCGGTTCACGCGGACTAA
- a CDS encoding NUDIX hydrolase: protein MPSAKKMHETDKDKKSEKFISGRHQEIPVDPAKEFPRTTLAAGAVVWRGDPANPEIALIHRPHYDDWSLPKGKVDPGESLPTTAAREIEEETGFQVRLGKLIGKVTYPVQGRTKVVYYWAAFYLSGTYTPNDETDELRWVPIDQAQQLLSYDVDNDVVAKAQKRLQLAPTTRVLYVRHAHAHDRKKWEGDDNLRPLDKKGRRQAEMLVPMLAAYHPTAIYSARPHRCQQTAAPLADELGKDIAINKDFGDEVWEKNPAAAKKAFRRVVNDGGVPVIISQGQTIPGIIEDLAPQFLKKPQEELKFKKASVWVLSFNNGELTGADCLPSPLPVR, encoded by the coding sequence ATGCCGAGCGCGAAGAAGATGCACGAGACCGATAAAGATAAAAAGTCCGAAAAATTCATTTCCGGCCGGCATCAAGAAATTCCGGTGGATCCTGCCAAAGAATTTCCCCGCACTACCCTTGCCGCCGGCGCTGTAGTCTGGCGCGGCGACCCCGCGAACCCTGAAATCGCGCTCATTCACCGCCCGCATTACGACGATTGGTCCCTGCCCAAGGGAAAGGTGGATCCAGGCGAATCCCTGCCCACCACCGCGGCGCGCGAAATTGAGGAAGAAACCGGCTTCCAAGTGCGCTTGGGCAAGTTGATTGGCAAGGTCACCTACCCCGTACAGGGGCGCACCAAGGTGGTCTATTACTGGGCGGCGTTCTACCTCAGCGGCACCTATACCCCTAATGATGAGACCGATGAGCTGCGTTGGGTGCCCATTGACCAAGCACAGCAGCTCTTGTCCTATGACGTGGACAACGACGTCGTCGCCAAGGCACAAAAGCGTCTGCAGCTCGCCCCCACAACGCGCGTCTTGTACGTCCGCCACGCCCACGCCCACGACCGCAAGAAGTGGGAGGGCGATGACAACCTGCGGCCTCTGGATAAGAAGGGGCGCCGCCAAGCAGAAATGCTCGTGCCCATGCTGGCGGCCTACCACCCCACCGCGATCTATTCCGCTCGCCCGCATCGGTGCCAGCAAACTGCTGCGCCGCTTGCCGATGAGCTGGGTAAAGACATTGCCATTAATAAGGACTTTGGCGACGAGGTGTGGGAAAAGAATCCGGCGGCTGCCAAGAAGGCTTTCCGTCGCGTCGTAAACGACGGCGGGGTGCCGGTCATTATTAGCCAGGGACAGACCATCCCCGGCATCATCGAGGACTTAGCCCCGCAATTCCTCAAGAAGCCACAGGAGGAATTGAAGTTTAAAAAGGCCTCGGTGTGGGTTTTGTCCTTCAACAATGGTGAATTAACCGGTGCTGATTGCCTTCCCAGCCCCCTGCCTGTGCGCTAA
- a CDS encoding NAD(P)H-dependent glycerol-3-phosphate dehydrogenase → MVKVAVMGAGSWGTTLAKVFADAGNDVTLWARRAELAEAINETHTNPDYLPDIHLPEALRATHDEEEVLSGADIVVFGVPSQSLRANVERWAPVLPEDSTLVSISKGVETSTLKRMSEVIVDAADVDPQRVAVLSGPNLAKEVAQGQVTATVIACTDKERAKAVQAAIAAPYLRPYTNTDVIGAEIGGACKNVIALACGMASGKGLGNNTMATMITRGLAEITRLGTALGAEPFTFSGLAGLGDLVATCNSTLSRNRTFGYRLGQGGSLEEAKAATNGQVAEGVFSSDSIFRLAQQAGVEMPITEAVYGVCHQGMAVDDMIIALMGRSKKSE, encoded by the coding sequence ATGGTAAAAGTAGCGGTAATGGGTGCCGGTTCCTGGGGCACCACCTTGGCCAAGGTATTTGCGGACGCAGGAAACGATGTCACCCTGTGGGCGCGACGGGCCGAATTGGCGGAAGCGATCAACGAAACGCATACAAACCCTGATTACCTGCCGGATATCCACCTTCCGGAGGCACTGCGCGCCACGCACGATGAGGAAGAGGTGCTTTCCGGCGCGGATATCGTGGTCTTCGGCGTGCCATCCCAGTCCTTGCGCGCCAACGTGGAGCGCTGGGCGCCCGTATTGCCCGAGGATTCCACGCTGGTCTCCATTTCCAAGGGCGTAGAAACCAGCACGCTCAAGCGCATGAGCGAAGTCATCGTGGATGCCGCCGACGTAGATCCGCAGCGCGTGGCGGTGCTATCTGGACCCAACCTAGCCAAAGAAGTGGCGCAGGGGCAGGTTACGGCCACGGTCATCGCCTGCACTGACAAAGAGCGTGCCAAGGCGGTGCAGGCGGCCATCGCCGCGCCCTACTTGCGGCCCTATACAAATACCGATGTTATCGGCGCGGAGATCGGTGGTGCTTGCAAAAACGTCATCGCCTTGGCCTGCGGCATGGCCTCGGGCAAGGGCTTGGGCAATAACACTATGGCCACGATGATTACCCGCGGCTTAGCGGAGATTACCCGCCTGGGCACGGCCTTGGGCGCGGAGCCGTTTACCTTTTCCGGCTTGGCGGGGTTGGGCGATTTGGTGGCTACGTGTAACTCCACGCTCTCGCGTAATAGGACCTTCGGTTACCGCCTCGGTCAAGGCGGCAGCCTAGAAGAAGCGAAGGCGGCCACCAATGGCCAGGTAGCAGAGGGCGTGTTTTCCTCTGATTCCATCTTCCGCCTAGCCCAGCAGGCTGGGGTAGAGATGCCAATAACGGAAGCCGTCTACGGAGTGTGCCATCAGGGCATGGCTGTAGACGATATGATTATCGCCCTTATGGGTCGCTCCAAGAAGTCGGAGTAG